One stretch of Urocitellus parryii isolate mUroPar1 chromosome 12, mUroPar1.hap1, whole genome shotgun sequence DNA includes these proteins:
- the LOC144249841 gene encoding ral guanine nucleotide dissociation stimulator-like, with protein MSSTLLQLHSAVTFQETVTSLIRRALDQNLLQHEDVDNFELLYMMSEDEKIKVSDHALVCLSMNLGIQYFIVRKRPQVKGKEFSESTCKSSRPLSHKQVGDTCLIRVHLETQSPEMAKSVLVTCQDRAPVVIRSALDLHFLTEENPEDYELGQIISRRQKLRIPAEANVFYAKNAHKKSNFVLRKRSLSQKNDGGPSND; from the exons atgagctctaccctgctaCAGCTGcattctgca gtgacctttcaggagacggtgacaagcctcatccgcagggccttggaccaaaatttgttgcagcatgaggatgtggacaactttgagctgctgtatatgatgtctgaggatgaga aaatcaaggtctctgaccacgcactcgtgtgtctgtccatgaatctgggaatacaatatttcatcgtgaggaaacgcccccaggtcaagggaaaggag ttctcagaatcaacctgcaagtcctccaggccgctttcccacaagcaggtgggagacacctgcttaattcgtgtccacctagaaacacaaagtccagagatggccaagagtgttctg gtgacctgccaggatagggctcctgtcgtcatccgcagcgccctcgacctacacttccttactgaggagaatccagaggattatgagctgggccaaatcatctctcgccgtcaga agctgaggattccagcagaggccaacgtattttatgccaagaatgctcacaaaaaatccaactttgtgctgaggaaaaggagcctctcccaaaagaatgatgg cggccccagcaacgaCTAG